AAGTGCCGGAGGGCGACTATATCATCGAGCTTGGGAAGGCCGACGTAAAGAGAGAAGGAAAAGACGTAACCATCATCAGCTACGGAAGGATGATACCCCCCTGCCTAAAGGTAGCAGAGGAACTTGCAGCAGAAGGAATTGACGTAGAAGTGGTAGACCCAAGAACCCTGCTTCCGCTGGACAAAGATACCCTGATTCAGTCAGCAAAGAAGACAGGAAGAGTGCTGATCGTCCATGAAGCAGTACAGACCGGAGGCTTTGGAGGAGAGATTGCGGCAGTGCTTGCAGACAGCGAAGCCTTCTACTACCTGGATGCACCCATCAAGCGGCTTGGAGGACTGGATATCCCAATCCCATATTGCCCGGAGCTAGAGAAAAACGCAGTGCCGACCGAAGAGAAAATCAAAGAAGCGATCAAGACGCTCATGAAGGGCAGCGCCAAAGCGTAAAAAAGCCTGAGGCAGGAGGCTGGGACCGTCAGAGTACGGCGAGCATAAGCGTAGACTGCCGTGTGACACAAAATGGAGAAGAGCATGGTGGACAGATTGAATGCAGCCACGAGGAGCGCGCAGGCCGGTCAATACAGCGGATAAGAAGGACCGAGAGAGAAGGCAAGGGTTATGGAAAAGATGACCTTGCCTGTTAGGTAGGAGGGAAGAACATGGCGACAGAAATCATCATGCCGAAAGCCGGGATGGCCATGGAGGAAGGAACCATCCTCAAGTGGCTGAAGGCAGAGGGAGAAGCAGTAGAACAGGGAGAACCGCTGCTGGAAATCCTGACAGATAAGGTAAATATGGAAGTGGAGGCCCAGGTATCCGGGACACTGATTAAGATATTGAAACAGGAAGGGGAGGTCGTCCCCGTCATAACGAACATCGGATATATCGGCGAGGCAGGAGAGGCTGCACCGGAGGCAGGAGCAGGAACCGGGCCAGTGATCTCCCAGACCACAGGTTCACCGGAGGCAGCCATCGCAAAGACAGCCGCAGCCGAAGCAGAAAAGGCAGAGGCCTCCGAAATAGCTGCGGGAACAGGAACTGGCATATCCCCAAGGCACAGCGGCGTAGGAATCCTGCCAGAGGATCGGGAAAGTGCAGACCCGAGAGGAATGGCAGGAAACCGGGTAATCGCCGAAAGTGAAGCGGAAAGATCTGATGCGGCATCAAATTTCTCCGGCAAAATAGCTGCAACGCCCGCTGCAAAGCGAATGGCAGCAGAGCGAAACATCAACCTCAGCCTTGTAAGGGGAAGCGGCGCGAACGGAGAAATCTACGCAAAGGATGTAGAAGAATATAGAAGCGTGGTCATTAGTCCGCTGGCAAGAAGAGCGGCGGAAGCGGAAGGGCTGGACGTAAACGAACTTACAGGAAGCGGATACGGAGGAAAGATCCTGCTGCAGGATGTGGCATCAAAGCTTGCTTTCCGGAATGCAGAAAGAGAAGGCGGACAGCCGGCAGCCGCTGCAGCACCAGGAGCAAATGCCTCAGCCGCGGGTTCGGCAACAGGATATTCATCTGGTGCAGCAGCGTCAGGAAGCCTTGCAGCAGGCCAGATGACAGCAGACGGCAAGGAGATTGCAGAAGTGGTTTCCTACAGCGGAATCCGTAAGGTGATAGGAGACCGTATGGTGCAGAGCAAGTTCACCGCGCCCCACCTGTATTTCAGTCAGAGAGTTAATCTTGAAAAGCTGCTGGAAGTAAGAAAACAGATCAACGAAGCCCAGGAGAAAAAGACCTCAGTAACAGACTACATCGCAAAGGCAGTCGTAAAGACCCTGAAGAAATATCCGGACTTCAACGTATCCCTGATGGGAGACAAGATCGTAAGATACGGGAGCATCAACATCGGAATCGCAGTGGCAGCACCTGGAGGACTGATCGTACCAGTGATCAAGAATGCAAATGACAAATCGGTGGTCGAGCTGTCAATGGAAGCAGGGACCTTATTTGAAAAGGCAAGAGCAGGCAAGCTGAAGCAGGAAGAGTATACAGGAGGAACCTTCACAATATCCAATCTGGGAATGTTCGGTATCGACAACTTTACGGCAATCATCAATCAGCCGGAAGTGGGAATCCTTGCAGTAAGCGCAACGAAGGACGAAGCAGTGGTTGTCAAGGATGAGTCGGGAAACAAGGTGATCGCCATCAAACCGATGATGAACATAACCCTGACAGCAGATCACAGGGTGGTGGATGGTCTCATCGCAGCACAATTTGTGACAGAAATTCAGAGACTACTTGAAAATCCAATAGAGCTGCTGATTTAGTACAGAGCATTCTAATTAGGATATTCCCATATACGATGTACCAGGATGCTGACCGGTTGACATTTGATTTCAGTCGGTCAGTACACTAGTAGGAGTGAGAGGAGGGCAATTCATGGCAACAGAAATCATCATGCCGAAGGCCGGAATGGCCATGGAGGAAGGAACCATCGTCAAATGGCTGAAGGCCGAGGGCGATGTGGTCGAACAGGGAGAACCCCTGCTTGAGATATTGACCGACAAGGTAAACATGGAAGTGGAGGCGCAGGTATCAGGAACCCTGCTGAAAATATTAAAGCAGGAGGGCGATGTGGTGCCGGTCATCCAGACCATCGGATATATCGGAGCACCGGGAGAAATTCTGGAAGAGGCAAAGGCAGAAAATACACCTTCAAAAGAGGTGACAGTGAAGAATGAAACATCAAACGGAAATCCTTCTTCGGCAGCGGCTGGTGATAGCATAGCTTCCGGAGGAGCCGCAGCGACAAACGGGAACGCATCAAAAGAAACCGGATATGACGTGGTGGTCATCGGCGGCGGACCGGCAGGATATGTGGCAGCAATCAAAGCAGCCCAGCTGGGCGGGAAGGTTGCACTGGTGGAACAGGATGTGGTGGGAGGAACCTGCCTGAACCGGGGATGCATACCGACGAAGACATATCTGAAAAACGCAGAAATTCTGGACACCATAAGACATGCGTCACAGCGAGGAATTCATCTTGCGGGAGCAGAGGTCAGCCTTGATATGGATCGGATCGTAGCAGTAAAAAATGAAGTGGTGAAGACCCTGACAACAGGCGTAGCCGGATTGCTTCGAAGCTATGGTGTGACCACATATCATGGAATTGGCAGAATCACCAGGGAAAAGAAGGTAAGTGTAGACGGCAAAGAACTACTGGAAACAAAAAATATCATCATAGCGGGAGGCTCAAATCCATCAAGACTAAAGATTCCAGGAATGGAAAGCAGCCTTGTGCTGACAAGTGACGAGATCCTGGATCTTAAGGAAGTACCAAAGCATCTGGCCATTATTGGCGGAGGAGTTATTGGAATCGAGCTGGCCACAGTATTTGCAGCCTATGGAAGCAAGGTAACCATCATCGAGCTGGAGGACCGGCTGGCACCGTTTATGGACGGAGAGATTTCAGCAGAACTGAGGAAGTATGCGGAGAAAAAGGGCATCATTCTGATGACAGGAACCAAGCTGGAGAAGCTGGAAGAAAGAGATGGAACGCTTCTGATCACAACGGATAAAGAAGTGCTTGAAGCAGATAAGGCCCTGCTGTCCATTGGACGTGTGGCGGATCTTGAGGCACTGGGGGAACTGGAGCTGGAAACAGAGCGAGGCAAGATCAAGGTCAACGAACGCATGGAGACCAGCGAAGCAGGAGTCTATGCGGCAGGAGATATCACCGGAAAGCTGATGCTTGCCCACGCAGCGTTCAAGATGGGAGAAATCGCCGCCGCCAACGCTATGGGAGGCAAAGAAGCCGTAGACCTGCGGTATACACCAAGCGCGATCTATACCTCACCGGAAATCGGAAGTGTGGGACTGACAGAAGAGGCTGCAAAAGCGAAATATGAGGTATCGGTTGGAAAATTTTACTTCGGAGCCAACGGAAGAGCGTTGGCATCAGGAGAAGGAACCGGATTTGTAAAGGTTCTTGCAGACAAGAAATATGGGCAGATCCTGGGAGTTCACATCGTGGGGCCTGCGGCAGCAGAACTGATCAATGAAGCAGCGGCCCTGATGAGCATGGAAATCACAGTCCACGAGCTTTCCGAGATCATCCACGGCCATCCGACCTTTTCGGAGGCCCTGATGGAAGCCGCAGCCGACTGCCTGCAAAAGTGCATCCATAAGCCGCGCCCCAGCAAGTCGGGCCAGTAAGGCCTGAATTGCGTGGGGGCCGGCAATCCAGGGGCGTGGGCGGCTCCGGCTTTTGAAAGTAGGAAAAGTAGAAAAGCCGAAAGCCCGCCAGCCATCGGGCAAGCCGAAGGCAAACTAGGCAAAGGTAAGCCGCGCCCCAGCAAGTCGGGCCAATAAGGCCGGAATTGCGTGGGGGCCGGCAATCCAGGGGCGTGGGCGGCTCCGGCGATCCAGAACCGGAATGATTAATAATTGTTAAATTGAGAGGGAGAAGAACATATGCTGAGGAAAGAAATCGAAATTACAAACAAAACCGGACTTCATGCAAGGCCTGCAGCGGAATTTGTGAAGGAAGCTTCTAAGTTCGCATCTTCTGTGACCATAGAATTCAAAGGGAAAAAGCTTAATGCAAAGAGTATTCTTCATGTACTGTCGGCCGGTATCTCAGCCGGGAGCACCATCGTCCTTGCAACAGATGGAGAAGACGAGACAACGGCACTCGAAACGTTAGCGGAATTGATTGTAAATTTCAAGGAATAATAGGAACATTAAAGGGAGGTGGTGTGGCCTTCTAGTGGGATTGGCAATTGCAAAAGTAAATTTGCTTAGCCGATGTTTCGTTGAACTTTACAATGGGGTAATATTATTATATACTCATTGCAATGAAGTGTACGATAGTGAGTCTGCCGCTGGAAGGCGGAAGACCTCTATTAGGCGAGATGTCAGCGGCAGCAATAGAATCGAGCAGATGTATGCCGTATGAAATTCATGAATGAAAGGTGGCTGATAGAATGGATATCACAAAGGTTAATATGGATTTGTTCTGCGAGACATGCAATGAGGAAACCGTCCATGTCATCACGTACGCCGGACAGAAAATCATCAAAATTAACTGCACAAACTGCCACAGAGAATTCCATGCAAGCAAGGAAACAGCATTTGCCGCATATACGGACGAAGTGATGCACAGGATTAAAACCAAGCCCGAACGAGTAAAGGAAGAAATCAAAAGCGCTCCGGTCAAGTCCGTCATGTCGATGCCGGGAAGACTGATTACTAAGTTTTTCCGGATCGAAAAAGAGTACAAAAGTATAAAAAAAGAATTGGATCAACGTTAAAGAATTTGAGGGATAATAATTAATCTTAGTGGACACATTGAAACAATCAAAAGATAAGTAAATGAATTAAAAAGTAACAGTGTGGTATCGCTGTTGCTTTTTTATCTAATAATATCGGAATGTTGGTAATCGACAGCATTACAGCTCGGCACAATTTGTGAAAGAAATACAGAGACTACTTGAAAATGCAATCGAATTACTGATATGATATAGGGAATAAAATACACTGGCGACAG
This genomic window from Clostridiales bacterium contains:
- the lpdA gene encoding dihydrolipoyl dehydrogenase, with product MATEIIMPKAGMAMEEGTIVKWLKAEGDVVEQGEPLLEILTDKVNMEVEAQVSGTLLKILKQEGDVVPVIQTIGYIGAPGEILEEAKAENTPSKEVTVKNETSNGNPSSAAAGDSIASGGAAATNGNASKETGYDVVVIGGGPAGYVAAIKAAQLGGKVALVEQDVVGGTCLNRGCIPTKTYLKNAEILDTIRHASQRGIHLAGAEVSLDMDRIVAVKNEVVKTLTTGVAGLLRSYGVTTYHGIGRITREKKVSVDGKELLETKNIIIAGGSNPSRLKIPGMESSLVLTSDEILDLKEVPKHLAIIGGGVIGIELATVFAAYGSKVTIIELEDRLAPFMDGEISAELRKYAEKKGIILMTGTKLEKLEERDGTLLITTDKEVLEADKALLSIGRVADLEALGELELETERGKIKVNERMETSEAGVYAAGDITGKLMLAHAAFKMGEIAAANAMGGKEAVDLRYTPSAIYTSPEIGSVGLTEEAAKAKYEVSVGKFYFGANGRALASGEGTGFVKVLADKKYGQILGVHIVGPAAAELINEAAALMSMEITVHELSEIIHGHPTFSEALMEAAADCLQKCIHKPRPSKSGQ
- a CDS encoding HPr family phosphocarrier protein, with the translated sequence MLRKEIEITNKTGLHARPAAEFVKEASKFASSVTIEFKGKKLNAKSILHVLSAGISAGSTIVLATDGEDETTALETLAELIVNFKE
- a CDS encoding 2-oxo acid dehydrogenase subunit E2, which encodes MATEIIMPKAGMAMEEGTILKWLKAEGEAVEQGEPLLEILTDKVNMEVEAQVSGTLIKILKQEGEVVPVITNIGYIGEAGEAAPEAGAGTGPVISQTTGSPEAAIAKTAAAEAEKAEASEIAAGTGTGISPRHSGVGILPEDRESADPRGMAGNRVIAESEAERSDAASNFSGKIAATPAAKRMAAERNINLSLVRGSGANGEIYAKDVEEYRSVVISPLARRAAEAEGLDVNELTGSGYGGKILLQDVASKLAFRNAEREGGQPAAAAAPGANASAAGSATGYSSGAAASGSLAAGQMTADGKEIAEVVSYSGIRKVIGDRMVQSKFTAPHLYFSQRVNLEKLLEVRKQINEAQEKKTSVTDYIAKAVVKTLKKYPDFNVSLMGDKIVRYGSINIGIAVAAPGGLIVPVIKNANDKSVVELSMEAGTLFEKARAGKLKQEEYTGGTFTISNLGMFGIDNFTAIINQPEVGILAVSATKDEAVVVKDESGNKVIAIKPMMNITLTADHRVVDGLIAAQFVTEIQRLLENPIELLI